One Campylobacter pinnipediorum subsp. caledonicus genomic window carries:
- a CDS encoding ribonucleotide-diphosphate reductase subunit beta, with protein MERKKIYNPKSNETLTDRRVFNGNPHGILNFTKAKYQWALKLWDLMEANTWFPKEVDVSADVRDYNYNLTQAERRMYDLVWSQLISMDSFQTNNLADNINPYITAPEINACLARQAYEEANHSKSYAVMVEAISDNTDLIYEMEKHDDVLREKNDYISGLYEELAGEVTDVKLLLAMVANQILEGIYFYSGFTAIYALARAGKMLGSAQMIRFIQRDEITHLLLFQNMINSVRNERPELFTAEVEETIYDMFKKAGDLEIKWGKYITQNQIMGFTDDIIQEYIHYLVDQRLVAIGLKRIYNAKHPIKWVDDFSKFNDQKSNFFESKVTNYSKGSLSFDDF; from the coding sequence ATGGAAAGAAAAAAGATTTATAACCCAAAATCAAACGAAACTCTAACTGATAGAAGAGTGTTTAACGGAAATCCTCACGGGATACTAAATTTCACAAAAGCAAAATATCAGTGGGCTTTAAAGCTTTGGGATTTAATGGAAGCAAACACTTGGTTTCCAAAAGAGGTTGACGTTAGTGCTGATGTTAGGGATTATAATTATAATTTAACACAAGCGGAAAGAAGAATGTATGATCTAGTATGGAGTCAGCTTATATCAATGGATAGTTTTCAAACAAATAACCTAGCAGATAATATAAATCCATATATAACAGCACCTGAGATAAATGCCTGTTTGGCTCGTCAAGCTTACGAAGAGGCAAACCACAGCAAGTCTTACGCGGTTATGGTAGAGGCTATATCTGATAATACAGACCTTATTTATGAGATGGAAAAACACGATGATGTTTTAAGAGAGAAAAATGACTATATTTCTGGCTTGTATGAGGAATTAGCAGGAGAGGTTACTGATGTTAAGCTTTTGCTTGCTATGGTTGCAAATCAAATTTTAGAAGGAATATATTTTTATAGCGGATTCACAGCGATATATGCACTTGCTAGAGCTGGAAAAATGCTTGGTTCGGCTCAGATGATAAGATTTATTCAAAGAGATGAGATAACACATTTGCTTTTGTTTCAAAACATGATAAACTCTGTAAGAAATGAAAGACCTGAGCTTTTTACTGCCGAGGTTGAAGAAACCATATATGATATGTTTAAAAAAGCTGGTGATTTAGAGATAAAATGGGGTAAATATATAACTCAAAATCAAATCATGGGCTTTACTGATGATATCATACAGGAGTATATTCATTATCTTGTGGATCAGCGTTTGGTTGCTATTGGATTAAAAAGAATTTATAATGCAAAACATCCTATAAAATGGGTGGATGATTTTTCTAAATTTAATGATCAAAAGTCTAATTTCTTTGAAAGCAAGGTAACAAATTATTCTAAGGGAAGTTTAAGTTTTGATGAC
- a CDS encoding Sua5 YciO YrdC YwlC family protein: MIFLAQTDTTAGFLSKNANEINKIKNRQLDKPCVITTSKFKILSELTRVPNKFKNRIRKSKKTTFLYPNLKAIRVIKDGRHSNFLDLHGWMFSSSANLHEKPFDEAWARSVADVVVDENFKNNSPSKILKVSISNIKQLR, encoded by the coding sequence ATGATTTTTTTAGCACAAACAGATACAACAGCTGGATTTTTAAGTAAAAATGCAAATGAAATAAATAAAATAAAAAATAGACAATTAGACAAACCTTGTGTCATAACAACATCTAAATTTAAAATTTTATCAGAACTAACAAGAGTGCCAAATAAATTTAAAAACAGGATTAGAAAATCAAAAAAAACAACTTTCTTATATCCAAATTTAAAAGCCATAAGAGTTATAAAAGATGGTAGACACTCTAATTTTTTGGATTTGCACGGATGGATGTTTTCTAGTTCTGCAAATTTACATGAAAAACCTTTTGATGAAGCATGGGCGAGAAGCGTTGCTGATGTCGTTGTTGATGAAAATTTTAAAAACAATAGTCCATCTAAAATTTTAAAAGTTTCAATTAGTAACATCAAACAACTAAGATAA
- the gdhA gene encoding NADP-specific glutamate dehydrogenase, whose protein sequence is MSAYINKILEDLKKSCIGQEVFIQAATEVLSSLEPLLNSDKKYEKHAILERITIPERVVSFRVTYVDDNGKPRVNNGYRVQFNSAIGPYKGGLRFHPSVNLGVLKFLGFEQIFKNSLTGVSMGGGKGGSDFDPKGKSDNEIMRFCQNFMSELYRHIGNTTDVPAGDIGVGGREIGYLFGQYKKITGLYDGILTGKGLNWGGSLARTQATGYGSVYFINNMLKKAGLGLEGKKCAVSGSGNVAIYTVEKLKQLGATAITVSDSNGFVYDPDGIDVALLKELKEIKRARLSEYVKSKPNAKYTPSTEYKAGTNGVWSVPCDGAFPSATQNELNLEDIKTLYANGCRFVCEGANMPSTLEAIDFMLAQKDFYFAPAKAANAGGVATSGLEMMQNAGMTSWSFDEVDTKLQGIMKHIFELSYETSKEFGQEGNIVLGSNIAGFRKVADAMIDQGYL, encoded by the coding sequence ATGAGTGCTTATATAAATAAAATTTTAGAAGATTTAAAAAAATCGTGCATCGGACAAGAGGTTTTTATACAAGCGGCAACAGAGGTTCTTTCTAGCCTTGAGCCACTACTAAACAGTGATAAAAAATATGAAAAACATGCTATTTTAGAAAGAATAACAATCCCCGAGCGTGTTGTAAGCTTTAGAGTTACCTATGTAGATGACAATGGAAAACCACGGGTAAATAATGGCTATAGAGTTCAGTTTAATTCAGCAATTGGACCATATAAAGGTGGTCTTAGATTTCATCCAAGTGTAAATTTAGGCGTTTTAAAATTTTTAGGATTTGAACAAATTTTTAAAAACTCACTAACAGGTGTAAGCATGGGTGGCGGAAAAGGCGGAAGTGATTTTGATCCAAAGGGAAAGAGTGATAACGAAATTATGAGATTTTGCCAAAACTTTATGAGTGAATTATATCGCCACATAGGAAATACAACAGATGTCCCGGCTGGAGATATCGGTGTTGGAGGTCGTGAGATAGGATATCTTTTCGGACAATACAAAAAAATAACTGGTCTTTATGATGGAATTTTGACAGGCAAAGGTCTAAACTGGGGTGGAAGCTTAGCAAGAACGCAAGCAACCGGATATGGCTCTGTGTATTTTATAAACAACATGCTTAAAAAAGCTGGTCTTGGGCTAGAAGGTAAAAAATGTGCCGTAAGTGGCTCTGGCAATGTTGCTATATATACAGTTGAAAAACTAAAACAACTTGGAGCAACAGCTATAACAGTATCTGATTCAAACGGCTTTGTATATGACCCTGATGGTATTGATGTGGCACTTCTTAAAGAACTTAAAGAGATAAAAAGAGCTAGGCTTAGCGAATATGTAAAATCAAAACCAAATGCAAAATACACACCTAGCACAGAATATAAAGCTGGAACAAATGGTGTTTGGAGTGTTCCTTGCGATGGCGCATTCCCAAGTGCTACCCAAAATGAACTAAACTTAGAAGATATAAAAACGCTATATGCTAATGGTTGCCGTTTTGTTTGTGAGGGTGCAAATATGCCAAGCACACTTGAAGCTATTGACTTTATGCTAGCACAAAAAGATTTTTACTTTGCTCCTGCTAAGGCTGCAAATGCTGGTGGTGTTGCAACAAGTGGTCTTGAAATGATGCAAAATGCAGGCATGACTTCTTGGAGCTTTGATGAAGTTGATACAAAATTACAAGGCATAATGAAACACATTTTTGAACTTTCTTATGAAACAAGTAAAGAATTTGGACAAGAAGGAAATATAGTATTAGGTTCTAATATAGCTGGATTTAGAAAAGTTGCTGATGCTATGATAGATCAAGGATACCTATAA